One Lachancea thermotolerans CBS 6340 chromosome B complete sequence genomic window, CGAAGCCGGCCGCAGGAGCAGCCGCGTTGGCGGCCACGTTCTTGGCGATCACAGTCGAAGTTGGGTTGTGAGTCTTGTTGAATCTGCCCCACTTGTGGGTACCAGTCTCCTTAGGAGCGTGGGTTCTGCTCGTATGGTTGAACTTACCCCACTTGTGGGTACCGGTCTCCTTAGGAGCATGGGTTCTGCTGGTATGGTTGAACTTTCCCCACTTGTGGGTACCGGTTTCCTTGGGAGCGTGGGTTCTGCTCGTATGGTTGAACTTACCCCACTTGTGAGTACCGGTCTCCTTAGGAGCATGAGTTCTACTCGTGTGGTTGAACTTGCCCCATTTGTGGGTACCGGTCTC contains:
- a CDS encoding uncharacterized protein (similar to uniprot|P53872 Saccharomyces cerevisiae YNL190W Hypothetical ORF) produces the protein MKVTSLTVGTIAAVSAVASASRGQKQHGDGKTTTITTTTGTHKWGKFNHTSRTHAPKETGTHKWGKFNHTSRTHAPKETGTHKWGKFNHTSRTHAPKETGTHKWGKFNHTSRTHAPKETGTHKWGKFNHTSRTHAPKETGTHKWGRFNKTHNPTSTVIAKNVAANAAAPAAGFDAAHKVLGMTVGSAALVGALMLL